Proteins found in one Clostridium kluyveri DSM 555 genomic segment:
- the tnpA gene encoding IS66 family insertion sequence element accessory protein TnpA codes for MNEWIKIIRECRSSGHTVKSCHLENGIRTTRYYYWLKKIRAAACEALPSINSQKQIVPVDTSKLSNTISQDVNLCLSGKQPRLIL; via the coding sequence ATGAATGAGTGGATCAAAATCATACGTGAATGCCGTAGCAGTGGGCATACTGTGAAATCATGCCACTTAGAAAATGGTATTAGGACTACCAGGTATTATTACTGGTTGAAAAAAATACGTGCTGCTGCCTGTGAAGCCCTTCCTTCCATAAACTCGCAGAAACAAATAGTTCCTGTAGATACTTCTAAATTATCGAATACCATTTCTCAAGATGTAAACCTATGTCTCTCCGGGAAACAGCCCAGGCTGATATTATAG
- a CDS encoding cell wall-binding repeat-containing protein, which translates to MSKKGTKALASAALMSLVLTTALSAGPVKAASASISRTSGADRYATAAQVAKSNWTTTDNVVLVSGEGYADSVSASALAKKLDAPILLTTPDTLSSDAESAIEQLKPKNIYVIGGNASISQSIRNNLKTDYNLVELGGANRYETNVAVAEKLVELGVSASDVLVVGGEGFSDALSVAPVAAAKGQILLLANNNESSIQSVIKFVKDNSSKVTVVGTKNVINDAIYNALGASTRVDGGTDRFATNLNVLNEFADSLENDKLYVANASPATPDNLYADALVASALAGKYTAPLVLVDKDTSDATDNAKDYIEGVYKDNSSVNINVIGGTGVISDTLYGEIAKIIGQDGGDVTPEVSSINTVGLRQIKIVFSQEVDSDTAEDESNYKVDGTTLVDGEDVAVLQDDNKTVLITLKDARKQSDVVEVTVKKGILNADKASTIPEFTEEVTFNDTTAPSVDSVDVRGNNKITVEFSEPVNVGSNENGSGAYSKFKINDKNLSAYGLNTSVDYTKAKDAVQDDDGDYWTNKLEFYFDSKIPTGNNTFKVSEGDESALEDAAGFPVAETTEDFNVDELSTTPEITSITANDDGKVYINFDRPMDAKTAVKLSYYEINNGDADITKAELKKDDTQVKLTVAGLNKGSNKLYIDDSVKDAYGNNIEEDTYESFELTEDSSKPFVTSVYALDDSTIRVRFSKDVDAKYGRNTSNYKLQDGDGTDVTSQIESIKVAGDTASSTSSTGSVFDLKLGKDDDGKQYKLTDSTYTITIKNIQDTASTPNVMDDYETTFDGSEDVNAEVVGVYRVGEENKVTLVFNKEMDSGTLNDEGSYEYVNKEGTTKTLPTSAKATASSDNKSVTIDLSDTSLTVDPDSTKSDEYKIKSIYATKVKDADGNTLQVGSYGGDVTVSETGAKVKANSLKVRYDGDDLKADVTFDLPIDSDKVYASDFTLNGIEADSASCDGKKITLTFESDDNDSSDPTTNINKIKAKGVEAVLAIKENSETKDVTGQSVTTGGTVKPYFYEAAPRTIVDDIKNSKTWTAEAGTNAVVKVVFDTPIDVNSVKAGDFTFSIDGTNADADRADVVADANGVNNTVRFTFDTTESKKFAKGDTITVKPVASPGIATVKDGNGKNAYYEPTNTDNKGVKIQITEGNPDTVAPTLTQGSTKTIAEGSAINLTEYFSDNETAATSLTYKLEDGTTISDPTEYSPAAGTYKITATDAAGLTSPTFTLTVSTSSTTVDWVTAPSYKGVTTTIAGKVDTTKVTSVKAVVDGTPTDVTIGSDGTFSYDVSGIAMGTKVTIKAYDSNNNEVNSADVTRGL; encoded by the coding sequence ATGAGTAAAAAAGGTACAAAGGCACTTGCAAGTGCTGCACTTATGTCTTTAGTTTTAACTACAGCTTTATCAGCTGGTCCAGTTAAAGCAGCATCAGCAAGTATATCAAGGACAAGTGGTGCTGACAGATATGCAACAGCTGCCCAGGTGGCTAAGTCAAACTGGACAACTACTGATAATGTAGTATTGGTATCAGGAGAAGGATATGCGGATTCAGTAAGTGCTTCTGCATTGGCTAAAAAATTGGATGCACCAATACTTTTAACTACACCAGATACACTTAGTTCAGATGCAGAAAGTGCAATAGAACAATTAAAACCAAAGAACATATATGTTATCGGTGGAAATGCATCAATTTCACAGAGCATAAGAAATAACTTAAAAACCGATTATAATCTAGTAGAACTTGGTGGAGCTAACAGATATGAAACTAATGTAGCAGTAGCTGAAAAGTTAGTTGAATTAGGTGTTAGTGCCAGCGATGTATTGGTAGTTGGGGGAGAAGGATTCTCAGATGCACTATCAGTAGCACCAGTAGCAGCAGCAAAAGGACAGATATTATTACTTGCAAACAACAATGAAAGTTCAATCCAATCAGTTATTAAATTTGTAAAAGACAATAGTTCAAAGGTTACAGTGGTTGGAACTAAAAATGTTATAAATGATGCCATCTACAATGCTCTTGGAGCTAGCACTAGAGTAGATGGAGGAACAGATAGATTTGCAACTAACTTAAATGTATTAAATGAATTTGCAGATAGTTTGGAAAACGATAAATTATACGTGGCAAATGCAAGCCCTGCAACACCAGACAACCTATATGCAGATGCTTTAGTTGCATCGGCACTAGCTGGAAAATATACTGCACCGCTTGTATTAGTTGACAAAGACACTTCAGATGCAACTGATAATGCGAAGGATTATATTGAAGGTGTGTATAAGGATAATTCCAGTGTAAATATAAATGTAATAGGTGGAACTGGAGTTATTTCAGATACTCTATATGGTGAAATCGCAAAAATCATTGGACAGGACGGTGGCGATGTTACTCCAGAAGTTAGTTCTATTAACACTGTTGGATTAAGACAGATAAAAATTGTATTTAGTCAGGAAGTTGATTCAGATACAGCAGAAGATGAAAGTAATTACAAAGTTGATGGAACAACACTTGTAGATGGTGAAGATGTTGCGGTATTACAAGATGACAACAAAACTGTTTTAATCACACTTAAAGATGCAAGGAAACAGTCTGATGTTGTGGAAGTAACTGTTAAAAAGGGAATATTGAATGCAGACAAAGCAAGTACTATTCCTGAATTTACTGAAGAGGTAACATTTAATGACACTACTGCACCTAGTGTAGACTCAGTAGACGTCAGAGGAAATAATAAAATAACTGTAGAATTTTCAGAGCCTGTTAATGTGGGCAGCAATGAAAATGGAAGTGGAGCTTACAGCAAATTTAAAATAAATGATAAAAATTTATCAGCTTATGGATTAAATACAAGTGTAGATTATACTAAGGCAAAAGATGCTGTTCAAGATGACGATGGAGATTATTGGACAAATAAGCTTGAGTTCTATTTCGATTCAAAGATACCTACAGGAAACAATACTTTCAAGGTTTCTGAAGGTGATGAAAGTGCACTAGAAGATGCAGCAGGATTCCCAGTAGCAGAAACTACAGAAGACTTTAATGTAGATGAATTAAGTACTACACCTGAAATAACAAGCATAACTGCTAATGATGATGGAAAAGTGTATATAAACTTTGACAGACCTATGGATGCAAAAACTGCTGTAAAATTAAGCTATTATGAAATAAATAATGGAGATGCAGATATAACAAAGGCAGAACTGAAAAAAGATGATACTCAGGTTAAACTTACTGTAGCAGGTCTTAACAAGGGTTCAAATAAATTATATATTGATGACAGTGTAAAAGATGCCTATGGAAATAATATTGAAGAAGATACTTACGAGTCCTTTGAATTGACAGAAGATAGCAGCAAACCTTTTGTAACTTCTGTTTATGCTCTTGATGACAGCACAATAAGGGTAAGATTCAGTAAAGATGTAGATGCTAAGTATGGTAGAAATACATCAAACTATAAATTACAAGATGGTGATGGTACGGATGTAACATCACAAATAGAGAGCATAAAAGTTGCAGGAGATACAGCAAGCAGTACTTCATCTACTGGAAGTGTATTTGATCTTAAGTTAGGTAAGGATGATGATGGAAAACAATATAAATTGACTGATTCAACCTATACTATAACAATTAAAAATATTCAGGATACAGCTTCTACTCCTAATGTGATGGATGACTATGAAACTACATTTGACGGTTCAGAGGATGTAAATGCAGAAGTAGTGGGAGTTTATAGAGTAGGAGAAGAAAACAAGGTTACTTTAGTATTTAATAAAGAGATGGATTCAGGCACTCTTAATGACGAGGGCAGCTATGAATATGTAAATAAAGAGGGGACTACAAAAACTCTTCCAACCAGTGCAAAGGCTACAGCAAGCTCAGATAATAAGAGTGTAACTATTGACTTAAGTGATACTTCTCTTACTGTTGATCCGGATTCTACTAAATCAGATGAATATAAAATAAAATCCATTTACGCAACAAAAGTAAAGGATGCTGATGGAAATACTCTTCAAGTTGGAAGTTATGGCGGTGATGTAACTGTTTCAGAGACAGGTGCAAAAGTTAAAGCTAATTCATTGAAAGTACGTTATGATGGAGATGATTTGAAAGCTGACGTAACTTTTGATCTTCCGATAGATTCAGATAAGGTATATGCTTCAGATTTTACTTTGAATGGTATTGAAGCAGATTCTGCAAGCTGTGATGGAAAGAAAATAACACTTACATTTGAGAGTGATGATAACGACAGCAGCGATCCTACTACCAATATTAATAAGATTAAGGCAAAGGGTGTAGAAGCAGTATTAGCCATTAAAGAAAATTCTGAAACTAAGGATGTAACTGGCCAATCAGTTACAACTGGAGGAACAGTAAAACCATATTTCTATGAGGCAGCTCCTAGAACAATTGTAGATGATATCAAGAATTCAAAGACTTGGACTGCAGAAGCAGGTACAAATGCAGTAGTTAAAGTTGTATTTGATACTCCAATTGATGTAAACAGTGTTAAAGCAGGAGACTTTACATTCAGTATAGATGGAACTAATGCAGATGCAGATAGAGCAGATGTAGTAGCGGATGCAAATGGAGTTAATAATACTGTTAGATTTACATTTGATACTACTGAGAGCAAGAAATTTGCAAAGGGAGATACAATTACAGTTAAACCTGTGGCATCTCCTGGAATAGCAACAGTTAAAGATGGAAATGGAAAGAATGCTTACTATGAACCTACAAACACTGATAATAAGGGAGTTAAGATTCAGATAACAGAGGGTAATCCAGATACCGTAGCTCCAACACTTACACAGGGTTCAACCAAAACAATAGCAGAGGGTAGTGCCATTAATTTAACTGAATATTTTAGTGATAATGAAACTGCTGCAACTAGTCTTACTTATAAATTGGAGGATGGAACTACAATTTCTGATCCTACTGAATATTCTCCAGCAGCAGGAACGTATAAAATAACAGCTACAGATGCAGCAGGGCTTACTTCACCAACATTTACACTTACTGTAAGTACTTCTTCAACTACAGTAGATTGGGTAACAGCACCATCTTATAAAGGAGTAACTACAACTATAGCTGGAAAAGTTGATACTACAAAAGTTACTTCAGTAAAAGCTGTTGTGGATGGGACTCCTACAGATGTAACTATAGGATCTGATGGAACTTTCTCATATGACGTAAGCGGAATAGCTATGGGAACAAAAGTGACTATTAAGGCTTATGATTCCAATAATAATGAAGTAAATTCAGCGGATGTTACAAGAGGACTATAA
- a CDS encoding cell wall-binding repeat-containing protein, whose protein sequence is MANKKRFLSSMLTALVLSAAIGSGSVYAAAVKRTDGGDGGRIGTANQVALDLFNKCDNVILVNGYGYADAVSATPLAKQLNAPILLTHGQTLETEVASTIKSLGATKIYIVGGTGVVSEDIENTLEDNYEVERIAGTTDTTRMGTNAEVAERVLEMSNQKTAMLVNGQDGYADSLSVASIAAQKGYPVLFASTKEVASVVKDVITSKSLAIQAVGGEGVLPQSVVASVGGTKVTNDTADRFATNIAVLNYFKENGGLDFTNIYVAAGGSTQDQFADALVASAAAAKTGSPLVLTGVGAGSTQVTNANSYILSNATDDSNIIIVGGTSSVSSEIEAVLKNNDDLEIIGIE, encoded by the coding sequence ATGGCAAATAAGAAAAGATTTTTAAGTTCCATGCTAACTGCATTGGTTTTGTCGGCAGCAATTGGAAGTGGCAGCGTGTATGCAGCGGCAGTAAAGAGAACAGATGGAGGTGATGGGGGAAGAATAGGTACTGCAAACCAAGTTGCATTAGATTTATTTAACAAATGTGATAATGTAATACTTGTAAATGGATATGGCTACGCAGATGCAGTAAGTGCAACACCGCTTGCAAAACAGCTCAATGCACCTATACTTCTGACTCATGGACAAACATTGGAAACAGAAGTTGCTTCAACTATAAAAAGTTTAGGTGCCACCAAGATATACATAGTAGGAGGTACAGGAGTAGTATCTGAAGACATAGAAAATACATTAGAGGACAATTATGAAGTAGAACGTATAGCAGGAACTACGGATACCACTAGAATGGGTACTAATGCAGAAGTAGCTGAAAGAGTACTTGAAATGAGCAATCAAAAAACTGCCATGCTGGTAAATGGACAGGATGGATATGCAGATTCCCTTTCCGTGGCTTCCATTGCAGCGCAAAAAGGATATCCCGTATTATTTGCTTCCACAAAAGAGGTAGCATCTGTAGTTAAAGATGTAATAACCTCAAAGAGTCTGGCAATACAAGCGGTTGGTGGAGAAGGAGTACTTCCCCAGTCTGTAGTAGCCTCTGTAGGTGGAACTAAAGTAACCAATGATACTGCAGATAGATTTGCAACCAACATTGCAGTGCTGAATTATTTTAAAGAAAATGGGGGACTGGACTTTACAAATATATATGTAGCCGCAGGAGGATCAACCCAGGATCAATTTGCAGATGCACTGGTAGCATCAGCAGCTGCAGCCAAGACTGGTTCACCACTTGTACTTACAGGAGTAGGTGCGGGAAGTACACAGGTAACTAATGCTAATAGTTACATATTATCAAATGCAACTGATGATTCCAATATAATAATAGTAGGTGGAACTTCCTCTGTTTCTTCAGAAATAGAAGCAGTGCTTAAAAATAATGATGATTTAGAAATTATAGGCATTGAATAA
- a CDS encoding cell wall hydrolase → MAFSDRELLARIIKCEAGGEGDVGMRAVATTIMNRVRVPYGEYHRIGQGDIRRILYQEGQFDCMRSQIRGVTNPQTIWSNPPDQVHYDIADWALAGNRLFNIGYSLWYFNPYAPCPWLFPFNGVGSFQVKILQHCFYNPTELYAQT, encoded by the coding sequence ATGGCATTCTCAGACAGAGAACTTCTGGCGAGAATTATAAAATGCGAAGCAGGAGGAGAAGGAGACGTTGGTATGAGAGCTGTTGCAACTACCATTATGAATAGAGTACGTGTTCCTTATGGAGAATATCATAGAATAGGCCAGGGAGATATAAGACGAATACTTTATCAGGAAGGCCAGTTTGACTGCATGCGCTCACAAATCAGAGGAGTGACTAATCCCCAAACCATATGGTCAAATCCACCAGATCAAGTACATTATGACATAGCCGACTGGGCACTGGCAGGTAACAGACTATTTAATATAGGTTATTCCCTCTGGTATTTCAACCCCTATGCCCCCTGCCCCTGGCTTTTTCCATTTAACGGCGTAGGCTCTTTTCAGGTAAAAATACTGCAGCATTGTTTTTACAATCCAACGGAACTTTATGCACAAACTTAA
- a CDS encoding tRNA 2-thiocytidine(32) synthetase TtcA gives MDEIKGTGYKIQTSFHERKPLKEIEHSITKRYRKRIWSKFVRAISEFNLVEEGDRVGVAVSGGKDSMLMAKLFQELKRHWKVNFHIEFIAMDPGYHESNRNLLIENCNYLNIPLHVFESHIFNVVDNIAKDYPCYICAKMRRGALYSKAQQLGCSKLALGHHFNDVIETTLLNLFYGGSFKTMLPKLKSKNFKNIELIRPLYFVEESNVKAFMKNAGISPLNCGCIVAAGKTSSKRYEVKDMIEKMKVNFKDIDKSIFHAAQNVNLDGILAWKKNGQLHSYLEFYDEEKENVEDIIKDS, from the coding sequence ATGGATGAAATAAAAGGAACAGGATATAAAATACAGACTTCTTTTCATGAGAGAAAACCATTAAAAGAAATAGAACACAGTATTACAAAAAGATATAGAAAACGCATATGGTCAAAATTTGTAAGGGCTATTAGTGAATTTAATCTGGTAGAAGAGGGAGACAGAGTTGGGGTAGCGGTGTCCGGCGGTAAAGACAGCATGCTCATGGCTAAGCTATTTCAGGAACTTAAAAGGCACTGGAAGGTAAATTTTCATATAGAATTTATTGCAATGGATCCAGGCTATCATGAAAGCAATAGAAATCTTTTAATAGAAAACTGCAATTATTTAAATATTCCTCTACATGTTTTTGAATCTCATATCTTTAATGTGGTAGACAATATTGCAAAGGATTATCCCTGCTATATTTGTGCCAAGATGAGAAGGGGAGCATTGTATTCCAAGGCACAGCAGCTTGGGTGCAGCAAACTTGCACTGGGCCACCACTTCAATGATGTAATAGAAACAACTCTTTTAAATTTGTTTTATGGGGGGAGCTTTAAAACTATGCTGCCAAAGTTGAAATCTAAAAATTTTAAGAATATAGAGCTTATAAGACCCCTTTATTTTGTGGAGGAAAGCAATGTTAAAGCCTTTATGAAAAATGCGGGGATATCCCCTCTAAATTGCGGATGTATAGTTGCCGCTGGAAAAACCAGCAGTAAACGATATGAGGTTAAAGATATGATAGAAAAAATGAAAGTTAATTTTAAAGATATAGACAAATCAATTTTTCATGCGGCGCAAAATGTGAATTTGGATGGGATATTGGCCTGGAAGAAGAATGGGCAATTACATTCTTATCTGGAATTCTATGATGAAGAAAAAGAAAATGTTGAAGATATAATAAAAGATAGTTAA
- a CDS encoding sensor histidine kinase, protein MNSFSEQGRINEKLLEDSSRTSVFCGMTLEKQVQKLKSDVERNTELLNESQKLNKNITEFISDISHELKTPLNVIFAAIQVLAACKSCEDQKCINKRDEYLKIMKENCYRLMKLINNLLDISKLDSGFIRLNCHNENVVSIVEDIALSLVPYVESKGIELIFDTNVEEKIMAVDSDKMERIILNLLSNAVKFTPPEGKIYVNVQCDDENVYIVVKDTGIGIPEDKLKVIFERFGQAGSTVEENQGSGIGLYLAKSFVCLHGGEISVKSSRGGGSEFTVRLPVKIIEENYTDKIDCTNGGEITCKNKMDQINMEFADVYFKI, encoded by the coding sequence ATGAATAGTTTTAGTGAGCAAGGTAGAATCAATGAAAAATTATTGGAGGATTCCTCAAGAACAAGTGTTTTTTGCGGCATGACCTTAGAGAAACAGGTTCAAAAACTTAAAAGTGATGTGGAAAGAAATACTGAACTTCTAAATGAAAGTCAAAAACTTAATAAAAATATTACAGAATTTATATCTGACATATCCCATGAGTTAAAGACACCCTTAAATGTTATTTTTGCTGCGATACAGGTGCTGGCTGCGTGTAAAAGCTGTGAAGACCAGAAATGTATTAATAAGCGAGATGAGTATCTTAAGATAATGAAGGAAAACTGTTACAGGCTGATGAAGCTTATAAACAATTTATTGGATATAAGCAAACTGGATTCCGGGTTTATAAGATTAAACTGTCACAATGAAAATGTTGTGAGTATAGTTGAAGATATTGCGTTATCATTGGTACCTTATGTAGAAAGTAAAGGTATAGAATTGATTTTTGATACAAACGTGGAAGAAAAGATAATGGCTGTAGACTCAGATAAAATGGAGAGAATAATTTTGAATTTACTATCTAATGCAGTAAAATTTACTCCACCAGAAGGAAAAATATATGTAAATGTTCAATGTGATGATGAAAATGTATATATTGTAGTAAAAGATACTGGAATAGGAATACCGGAGGATAAACTAAAGGTTATATTTGAAAGATTTGGACAAGCAGGTAGTACTGTGGAAGAAAACCAAGGAAGCGGTATAGGTCTTTATCTGGCAAAATCCTTTGTATGTCTTCATGGAGGAGAAATTAGCGTAAAAAGTAGCAGGGGCGGGGGTAGTGAATTTACCGTAAGGCTTCCTGTAAAAATTATAGAAGAGAATTATACAGACAAAATTGATTGTACAAATGGTGGGGAAATCACCTGTAAAAATAAAATGGATCAGATTAATATGGAATTTGCAGATGTGTATTTTAAAATTTAA
- a CDS encoding accessory gene regulator ArgB-like protein codes for MYLTEKLAAFLGKKATILLTIDKDREQIIVYGAINLIQTIFSILWIVIAGFILGVLYEALIFSTTASILRKYSGGVHASSPNRCIIIGTVLSSAVGLVIDKFSYDISLTNTIAMGIFFITASFIIVILKAPVDSIKKPITNTNMKKKFKKNSIITLIVFSIVIVILSTLYETTLKPYYLKIIHSIILGILWQSITLTKMGTTIFEKVDFILKSTTERS; via the coding sequence ATGTATCTGACTGAAAAATTGGCAGCTTTCTTAGGTAAAAAGGCTACAATACTTTTGACTATAGACAAGGATAGAGAACAAATTATAGTATACGGTGCAATTAACCTAATTCAGACTATATTCTCTATTTTATGGATTGTGATTGCAGGATTTATTTTAGGAGTACTTTATGAAGCACTTATATTTTCCACTACAGCAAGTATTTTAAGAAAATATTCTGGAGGTGTACATGCTTCTTCTCCCAATAGATGTATTATAATAGGCACTGTTTTATCCTCTGCTGTAGGGCTTGTAATTGATAAATTTTCCTATGATATTTCTCTTACGAACACTATAGCTATGGGTATATTTTTCATAACAGCTTCATTTATAATAGTTATTCTAAAAGCTCCTGTAGACAGCATTAAAAAACCCATTACAAATACAAACATGAAAAAAAAGTTCAAAAAAAATTCTATTATTACATTAATAGTATTTTCTATAGTTATAGTAATTTTATCTACACTTTATGAAACAACCCTTAAACCTTATTACTTGAAAATTATACACAGCATTATTTTGGGTATTTTATGGCAGTCTATTACTCTGACAAAGATGGGCACAACAATCTTTGAAAAGGTTGATTTTATTTTAAAATCTACAACTGAAAGGAGTTAA
- a CDS encoding cyclic lactone autoinducer peptide, giving the protein MKSKIIRIFLSLCVLMCTLMAFTVSASACFWSFYQPEEPECLRK; this is encoded by the coding sequence ATGAAAAGTAAAATTATAAGAATATTTTTATCCTTGTGTGTATTAATGTGTACACTAATGGCTTTTACAGTCTCTGCTTCAGCATGTTTTTGGAGTTTTTATCAACCAGAAGAACCCGAGTGCTTGAGAAAATAA
- a CDS encoding ATP-binding protein, translating into MKPVTKDMSVMLSMIKIAIIIFIAVIIYINLPNYWIYLYIKENINFSLYTTAFLSGILALICIMWLIINTKIERSSNVFRKSWLIETILFTLLISLPIYMSNSYENEYKYLFLLLIIASVIQYGSRYGIITAFFSSFFILGVDLLYAPTINDINVYFQKDLILVGIFIFISWILGYYMDIEAENNRNKDNKLDLLNCKLKEQNIKRKNIEFSLFKNEMCFHMLFEDSVNSIIVHDNGRIIYANQSASRLLGCEDPLKLNDKSLYDHYRDEDISSIRKKYINIIDEKLSKIVNEENILNCKGNTISVKNTSSFFIYDGKPVILTFLLDLTSQKQMESLKNTAEKNLKLLNETKEFNTLIMDFFINMSHEFKTPINVIFVAIQTMDIYLNKYDSEDMKKCKSYLKTMKQNCLRLIRLINNITDITRVDSGFISLNKKNMDIVSVVEDITQSVASHIDSKNIELIFDTNTEEKIMAFDPNKMERIMLNLLSNAFKYTNSQGTIYVNVEDRGDTVLITVEDDGDGIPEDKLQVIFERFGQANRSLSREHEGSGVGLYLVKSFVTMHNGKIEVTSVQGRGSKFSIELPVEIIDKNEFENNTPFKTSVEKIDIEFSDIYSLTK; encoded by the coding sequence ATGAAGCCTGTTACAAAAGATATGTCTGTTATGTTATCCATGATAAAAATAGCCATAATAATATTTATTGCAGTTATTATATACATCAATTTGCCCAATTATTGGATATATTTATATATAAAAGAAAATATTAATTTCAGTTTATACACTACAGCTTTTCTATCAGGTATTCTGGCGCTAATTTGCATAATGTGGCTTATAATTAACACTAAAATAGAACGCTCCTCAAATGTGTTCAGAAAATCCTGGCTCATAGAGACAATACTTTTTACATTATTGATTTCTCTGCCCATATACATGTCTAATTCTTACGAAAATGAATATAAATACCTGTTTTTACTTTTAATAATAGCTTCAGTAATACAATATGGCTCCCGATATGGAATTATAACTGCTTTTTTTTCTTCCTTTTTTATACTGGGGGTGGATTTATTATATGCTCCCACTATAAATGATATAAATGTATACTTTCAAAAGGATTTGATACTGGTTGGAATATTCATATTTATATCCTGGATACTGGGTTACTACATGGATATAGAAGCCGAAAATAATAGAAATAAGGACAATAAATTGGACTTGTTAAACTGCAAATTGAAAGAACAGAATATAAAAAGAAAAAATATTGAATTTTCACTGTTTAAAAATGAAATGTGTTTTCATATGCTGTTTGAGGACTCCGTAAACTCCATTATAGTTCATGACAATGGAAGAATAATCTATGCAAATCAAAGTGCTTCCAGACTTCTAGGATGTGAAGACCCTTTAAAATTAAATGATAAGTCATTATATGATCACTATAGAGATGAAGATATTTCCTCCATCAGAAAAAAATATATAAATATCATAGATGAAAAACTATCTAAAATTGTAAATGAAGAAAATATACTGAACTGTAAAGGTAATACTATTTCTGTGAAAAATACTTCTTCATTTTTTATTTATGATGGCAAACCTGTTATACTGACTTTTCTGCTGGACTTAACCTCTCAAAAACAAATGGAAAGCTTAAAAAATACTGCTGAGAAAAATTTAAAATTATTAAATGAAACTAAAGAGTTCAACACTCTTATAATGGACTTTTTCATAAATATGTCCCATGAATTCAAAACGCCTATTAATGTTATATTTGTGGCTATTCAAACTATGGATATATATTTAAATAAATATGACAGTGAGGATATGAAAAAATGTAAATCTTATTTAAAAACCATGAAACAAAATTGTCTAAGACTTATAAGGTTAATAAATAATATAACAGATATAACCAGGGTAGACTCTGGATTCATTAGCCTTAATAAAAAAAACATGGACATAGTAAGTGTGGTAGAAGATATCACTCAATCCGTGGCTTCTCATATTGACTCTAAAAATATAGAGTTAATATTTGATACAAATACGGAAGAAAAAATTATGGCTTTTGATCCTAACAAAATGGAACGTATAATGCTTAATCTGCTTTCCAATGCCTTTAAATATACAAATTCTCAGGGCACTATATATGTAAACGTAGAGGACAGGGGGGACACTGTACTAATTACTGTAGAAGACGATGGAGATGGAATTCCCGAAGATAAACTTCAAGTTATATTTGAGCGTTTTGGTCAGGCCAATCGTTCCCTGTCCAGGGAACATGAGGGAAGCGGAGTAGGTTTATATCTTGTAAAATCTTTTGTAACCATGCACAATGGAAAAATAGAAGTTACCAGCGTACAGGGAAGGGGAAGTAAATTTTCCATAGAATTACCTGTGGAGATAATTGATAAAAATGAATTCGAAAATAACACACCATTTAAAACCAGTGTGGAAAAAATAGATATAGAGTTTTCTGATATATACTCCCTTACAAAATAG